The following proteins are co-located in the Vigna unguiculata cultivar IT97K-499-35 unplaced genomic scaffold, ASM411807v1 contig_659, whole genome shotgun sequence genome:
- the LOC114172658 gene encoding uncharacterized protein LOC114172658: MAERNDIQMQIVALSQHLERLMKQQQDEFHDRLDQLENRTPPRGGGGGPQRNEGRIEGVRLNVTPFKGRSDPEAYLEWELKIEHVFSCNNYSEEQKVRLAATEFSDYALIWWNKLQRQRIRDEEPLVDTLDEMKRVKRKWYVPSSFHRDLKLKLQRHSQGSKGVDEYYKEMEILIIQAKIEEDPEVTMARFLNGLNHDIRDVIELQEFVEMKDLLHKAIQVEQQIKRKSTTRKSSTNFNSSNYRDKVKKEGVTSSSNSVLSNERKIVQKKVEHPPKRTREVKGFKCLGMGHYAYECPTKKTVLLKENWEYTSDSDDNDGEVEESDGELKANVGELYMIRRIMGSQVKDEDASQRENNFHTRCSVNGNVCLVIINGGSCTNVVSSRLVSKMNTKPHPRPYKLQWLSEGEEVQVKKQAKVSFSIGKYQDKILCDVVPMEASHILLGRPWRYDIKAIHDGFTNKISFMYQDKKWSSNPYLLKRCVRIK; this comes from the coding sequence ATGGCAGAAAGGAATGATATTCAGATGCAAATTGTTGCATTATCTCAACATTTGGAGAGGTTGATGAAGCAACAACAAGATGAGTTTCATGATAGGTTGGACCAACTAGAGAATAGAACCCCAccaagaggaggaggaggagggccACAAAGGAATGAAGGGAGAATAGAAGGAGTAAGGTTGAATGTGACACCTTTCAAGGGGAGGAGTGATCCTGAAGCTTACTTGGAGTGGGAGCTGAAAATTGAGCAtgtattttcttgtaataattaTAGTGAGGAGCAAAAGGTAAGGCTTGCAGCAACTGAATTTTCTGATTATGCTTTAATTTGGTGGAACAAGTTGCAAAGACAAAGGATTAGAGATGAGGAGCCTTTGGTGGACACTTTGGATGAGATGAAAAGGGTCAAGAGGAAGTGGTATGTACCTTCTAGCTTCCATAGggacttaaaattaaaactacaaAGACATTCTCAAGGAAGCAAAGGAGTGGATGAGTATTATAAGGAGATGGAGATTCTTATCATCCAAGCCAAAATTGAAGAAGATCCCGAGGTAACTATGGCACGTTTCCTTAATGGATTAAATCATGATATTAGAGATGTTATTGAGTTGCAGGAGTTTGTGGAGATGAAGGATCTATTGCATAAGGCCATACAggtagaacaacaaattaaaagaaagagtACAACAAGAAAGAGTTCTACCAATTTCAATTCTTCAAACTACAGAGATAAAGTAAAGAAAGAAGGTGTTACCTCTTCTAGCAATTCAGTACTTTCTAATGAACGAAAAATAGTTCAAAAGAAAGTTGAACATCCACCAAAGAGAACTAGAGAAGTGAAaggttttaaatgtttgggcaTGGGACATTATGCCTATGAGTGTCCTACAAAGAAGACCGTTCTTCTTAAGGAAAATTGGGAGTACACAAGCGATTCTGATGATAATGATGGAGAGGTAGAAGAGAGTGATGGCGAGTTGAAAGCTAATGTAGGAGAGTTGTACATGATTAGGAGGATAATGGGAAGTCAAGTCAAGGACGAGGATGCATCTCAAAGGGAGAATAATTTTCATACAAGATGTTCAGTTAATGGTAATGTATGTTTGGTAATCATTAATGGAGGAAGTTGTACTAATGTGGTGAGTTCAAGATTAGTGTCAAAGATGAACACTAAACCACATCCTAGGCCATACAAACTTCAATGGCTTAGTGAAGGAGAAGAAGTCCAAGTGAAAAAACAAGCTAAAGTCTCTTTCTCCATTGGGAAATATCAAGATAAGATCTTATGTGATGTGGTTCCTATGGAGGCTAGCCATATTCTTTTGGGAAGACCGTGGCGGTATGACATTAAAGCCATTCATGATGGCTTCACTAACAAAATCTCTTTCATGTATCAAGATAAAAAGTGGTCCTCAAACCCTTATCTCCTAAAGAGGTGTGTGaggatcaaataa